Proteins encoded together in one Myxocyprinus asiaticus isolate MX2 ecotype Aquarium Trade chromosome 9, UBuf_Myxa_2, whole genome shotgun sequence window:
- the LOC127445950 gene encoding uncharacterized protein LOC127445950 encodes MASISPEDSMASISPEECTQHSPQLLLVGEKDRKQLLEVYVKRSLSLNDRTQGHLIKGQKSRKCISIAERNNRGRIYSSDASINLSSQASITEENVRMYKPFPEPEVDKHSETLSEKKPKKWKIKGSVRRNVGSNASQKSNGKSKKLFQRLDKDKEEGEKTSDVLPPKANTNSVDVHTKMSDKLESSKEEKKDKESKRTKKPTVWKSFLSLFTRGLDHPRVKEPLPPLKPSTLEMSCLPIHEVLSKGEDGMRRTKSSKKKQSLERSLKWRRSGDMSKGKSVEMVEQNSCYYEKVSEELEKIVHEVKDSPGDGYTSFQPTVQNGGKISQEAIKRITELIKQEGDLIDDKLKENSFVSSFLESSFSYRSFQQMADQYVQSEVPNKKTHPTVVAPELVKFAFTLDFTARVANLHRQATGHIMGLGNQYLQDRFTHMSESHPHLTDIKAEDQKTVNFDQDLSL; translated from the exons ATGGCATCCATTTCACCTGAAGACAGTATGGCATCCATTTCACCTGAAGAGTGTACACAGCACAGCCCCCAGTTGCTATTGGTGGGAGAAAAGGATAGGAAGCAACTTCTAGAAGTGTATGTCAAGCGCAGTTTAAGCCTCAACGATAGAACACAAGGGCATCTAATAAAGGGGCAGAAATCACGCAAATGTATCTCCATAGCAGAGCGGAACAATAGGGGCCGCATATATTCCAGTGATGCATCCATTAACTTGAGTTCACAGGCCTCCATCACAGAGGAAAACGTTAGGATGTACAAGCCCTTCCCTGAACCAGAAGTAGACAAACATTCTGAGACGTTGTCTGAGAAGAAACCCAAAAAGTGGAAAATTAAAGGCAGTGTGCGTCGCAATGTTGGCTCCAATGCATCCCAAAAGTCCAACGGCAAATCCAAGAAGTTGTTTCAACGTTTGGATAAGGACAAGGAGGAGGGTGAGAAAACCAGTGATGTTTTACCCCCCAAAGCAAATACAAATAGTGTTGATGTTCATACAAAGATGTCAGACAAACTAGAGTCTTCTAAAGAGGAGAAGAAGGATAAAGAAAGCAAGAGGACAAAGAAACCCACAGTATGGAAGAGCTTCTTGAGTTTATTCACCAGAGGACTGGATCATCCCAGAGTTAAAGAACCTCTCCCTCCTTTAAAACCCTCAACACTCGAAATGTCTTGTTTACCAATACATGAAGTCCTATCAAAAGGCGAAGATGGCATGCGCCGTACCAAATCTTCGAAGAAGAAACAGTCCCTCGAGAGATCGTTAAAATGGAGGCGAAGTGGAGATATGTCCAAGGGAAAAT CTGTTGAGATGGTGGAACAAAATAGCTGTTACTATGAGAAAGTGTCAGAGGAACTGGAGAAGATTGTGCATGAAGTGAAAGACAGTCCAGGCGATGGCTATACCAGTTTTCAACCAACTGTCCAGAATGGTGGAAAAA TTTCACAAGAAGCAATCAAGAGGATCACTGAACTGATAAAACAGGAAGGAGACCTTATAGACGATAAG CTGAAGGAAAATAGCTTTGTGAGCTCTTTTCTGGAAAGTTCATTTTCCTATAGATCCTTCCAGCAGATGGCTGACCAGTATGTCCAGTCAGAAGTTCCAAATAAGAAAACCCACCCGACCGTCGTTGCACCAGAACTAGTGAAATTTGCCTTCACGTTGGACTTCACAGCCAGAGTGGCTAATCTACATCGACAAGCTACAGGCCACATCATGGGCTTAGGGAACCAGTATCTCCAAGATCGCTTCACTCATATGAGTGAGAGCCATCCACATCTTACTGACATTAAAGCAGAGGACCAGAAAACAGTGAACTTTGACCAAGACTTAAGCTTATAG